One genomic region from Dehalococcoidia bacterium encodes:
- a CDS encoding DNA methyltransferase: MNTTNLLYYGDNLDILHRYIKDETVDLIYLDPPFNSNQDYNVLFAEQDGSRSAAQIKAFGDTWGWDQESARTYLKMVDAGGKVSQVMQAFHTFLGENDMLAYLSMMAPRLVDLRRVLRPSGSIYLHCDPTASHYLKLLMDAVFGPQNFRNEIVWRRSHPKGHAFTRFATSHDVILAYAMGTKTATWNPIYAANMNADEQYRLVDDQGRRYQLTSLLNPNPDRPNLTYSFKGVTKVWRWTRERMEEADRQGLIIVPKGGEGIPRLKRYLDEQEGIPVGDFWDDIPIAAGGERLGYPTQKPEALLERIIQASSNEGEVVLDPFCGCGTTIAVAQRLNRQWIGIDITHLAITLIKNRLKDMTNGRASYTIIGEPVTLPDAEELAANDKYQFQWWALGLVGARPADQKKGADKGIDGRLYFHDEADETKTKQVILSVKGGKLKPDDVRALKGVVQRESAQIGVLISFEEPTKPMRADAAGGGFYHSPGWDKDYPAIQIITVEELLNGKSIDMPPQQQVSTTFKKAPRAKGPKGKNLAMPLDG, translated from the coding sequence TTGAATACAACAAACCTTCTCTACTACGGCGACAATCTAGATATTCTCCACCGCTACATCAAGGACGAAACGGTAGACCTTATCTACCTCGATCCACCGTTCAATAGCAATCAGGACTACAACGTACTGTTTGCCGAACAAGATGGCTCCCGCTCTGCCGCTCAAATAAAGGCATTTGGGGATACTTGGGGTTGGGACCAGGAATCAGCCAGAACCTATCTGAAGATGGTAGATGCTGGTGGTAAGGTCTCCCAAGTCATGCAGGCATTTCATACGTTCTTGGGCGAGAACGACATGCTCGCTTATCTATCTATGATGGCTCCCCGATTGGTTGACCTCAGGAGGGTATTAAGGCCCAGTGGCAGCATCTACCTCCATTGTGACCCGACTGCCAGCCACTACTTGAAGCTACTCATGGACGCCGTGTTCGGGCCGCAGAATTTCCGAAATGAAATCGTCTGGCGGAGATCACACCCGAAAGGCCATGCATTCACACGCTTTGCCACCAGCCACGATGTGATCCTTGCTTATGCTATGGGCACAAAAACCGCCACATGGAATCCGATCTATGCGGCCAATATGAACGCTGACGAGCAATACCGCCTTGTAGATGACCAAGGGCGACGCTATCAGTTGACGAGCTTGCTGAACCCGAATCCTGACCGACCGAACTTGACCTATTCGTTCAAGGGTGTGACTAAGGTGTGGCGGTGGACCAGGGAAAGGATGGAGGAAGCAGACCGGCAAGGACTCATCATCGTTCCGAAGGGCGGTGAGGGTATCCCGCGCCTGAAACGATATCTTGACGAACAGGAAGGCATCCCTGTCGGGGATTTCTGGGATGACATTCCGATTGCCGCAGGCGGTGAGCGTTTAGGCTATCCTACGCAAAAGCCGGAAGCCTTATTGGAGCGCATTATTCAGGCTAGTAGCAACGAAGGGGAAGTGGTGCTTGACCCATTTTGCGGCTGTGGAACTACTATAGCCGTCGCCCAACGTCTGAACCGCCAGTGGATAGGTATTGACATCACGCATCTCGCTATCACACTGATTAAGAATCGCCTGAAAGACATGACCAACGGTAGGGCGAGTTACACCATCATTGGGGAGCCTGTGACGTTGCCAGATGCGGAAGAACTCGCTGCAAACGACAAGTATCAATTCCAGTGGTGGGCATTGGGTCTAGTCGGGGCGCGTCCGGCTGACCAAAAGAAAGGTGCAGACAAGGGCATTGATGGGCGGCTCTACTTCCACGACGAAGCAGACGAAACGAAAACAAAGCAAGTCATCCTGTCTGTTAAGGGTGGTAAGTTGAAGCCCGATGATGTCCGTGCTTTGAAGGGCGTTGTTCAGCGTGAGAGCGCCCAAATAGGCGTCCTGATAAGTTTTGAGGAGCCGACGAAGCCGATGAGAGCTGACGCAGCGGGAGGTGGGTTCTATCACTCGCCAGGATGGGACAAAGACTATCCTGCAATTCAAATCATCACGGTCGAGGAACTATTGAACGGCAAAAGCATAGATATGCCACCACAACAACAAGTGAGTACCACGTTTAAGAAGGCTCCAAGGGCCAAGGGGCCAAAGGGTAAAAACCTAGCGATGCCGCTTGACGGCTAA
- a CDS encoding histidinol-phosphate transaminase codes for MQTPVSGQVSSARPIHGGLRDAEARALGLDPAEVLDFSASVNPLGPSPRVREALARFDPSAYPDPECRALRDALARLHGVPASNILPGNGATELIHLIPRALAPQGGEYAVVLGPTFGEYDVACRLAGLNVVEVRATREKGFQWDMDEVCHVLAEEAPVLLFLCNPNNPTGVYLDRRAVLRLLDAAPDATLVLDEAYAPFVAAPWASSDLTASGRVVVLRSMTKDGALAGLRLGYALAQEDVAQRLRIFQPSWSVNAAAQAAGLAALADADHLTRARAEVRRAVAYLREALSEMGLYVAPSLANFVLVEVGDAPAMRLALLRRGLCVRDCTSFGLPSFIRIGARRLPDCERLMAALPDALGRGGVAVSHHG; via the coding sequence ATGCAGACGCCAGTCTCCGGCCAGGTCTCGTCCGCGCGCCCCATCCACGGCGGCCTGCGCGACGCGGAGGCCCGCGCCCTGGGCCTGGACCCGGCGGAGGTGCTGGACTTCAGCGCGAGCGTCAACCCCCTGGGGCCGTCGCCCCGTGTGCGCGAGGCCCTCGCGCGGTTCGACCCGTCCGCCTACCCGGACCCGGAGTGCCGCGCCCTCCGAGACGCCCTTGCGCGGCTGCACGGCGTACCTGCTTCAAACATCCTGCCGGGCAACGGCGCCACCGAGCTTATTCACCTCATTCCTCGCGCGCTGGCTCCGCAAGGCGGAGAGTACGCCGTCGTGCTGGGCCCCACCTTCGGAGAGTACGACGTCGCGTGCCGCCTGGCGGGGCTGAACGTCGTGGAGGTCCGGGCCACGCGGGAGAAGGGCTTCCAGTGGGACATGGACGAAGTATGCCACGTCCTGGCGGAAGAGGCGCCCGTCCTCCTGTTTCTGTGCAACCCCAACAACCCCACCGGCGTGTACCTGGACAGGCGCGCCGTGCTGCGTCTCCTCGACGCCGCGCCGGACGCGACGCTGGTCTTGGACGAGGCGTACGCGCCGTTCGTGGCGGCGCCGTGGGCGTCGTCCGACCTGACCGCAAGCGGACGCGTCGTGGTGCTGCGCTCCATGACCAAGGACGGCGCGCTGGCCGGCCTGCGCCTGGGCTATGCCCTGGCGCAGGAAGATGTGGCCCAACGCCTACGGATATTCCAGCCGTCGTGGAGCGTGAACGCGGCGGCGCAGGCGGCGGGCCTCGCGGCGCTGGCGGACGCCGACCACCTGACACGCGCCCGCGCCGAGGTGCGCCGCGCCGTCGCATACCTGCGGGAGGCGCTCTCGGAGATGGGCCTGTACGTCGCGCCATCGCTCGCCAACTTCGTGCTCGTCGAGGTGGGTGACGCCCCCGCCATGCGGCTGGCCCTCCTGCGGCGGGGTCTCTGCGTCCGCGACTGCACATCCTTCGGCCTGCCCTCGTTCATCCGCATCGGTGCGCGGCGCCTGCCCGACTGCGAGAGGCTGATGGCCGCGCTGCCGGACGCGCTGGGACGTGGGGGGGTAGCGGTCTCGCATCATGGCTAA
- the cobT gene encoding nicotinate-nucleotide--dimethylbenzimidazole phosphoribosyltransferase, which produces MGILEQCLQRIGPVDRRAMETARQRQNQLTKPLGSLGRLEELSIQVAGIIGQPAPKLKHKTIIVAAADHGVVAEGVSAYPQQVTAQMVENFIAGGAAINVLSRHVDARLLVVDVGVATEIKPRVGLFSKRIAPGTANMAKGPAMTREQAVMSIETGITIADAELRKGADIFAIGDMGIGNTTAASAITAAITGRPPLEVTGAGAGLTEEQRRHKAEVVQRALDVNKPNGQDALDVLAKVGGFEIGALAGVILAAAAHRRPVVLDGFISSSAALIACGMKPMIRDYLIAAHMSVEPGHKVILEHLKLTPLLDLGMRLGEGTGAALGMFLVDGAARLLSEMATFSQAGVSEKNAQERPQAAPTRPPSP; this is translated from the coding sequence GTGGGCATACTCGAACAGTGCTTGCAGCGCATTGGCCCGGTGGACCGCCGGGCCATGGAAACGGCGCGTCAGCGCCAGAACCAGCTTACCAAGCCCCTCGGCAGCCTGGGCCGTCTGGAGGAGTTGTCCATCCAGGTGGCGGGCATCATCGGCCAGCCCGCGCCCAAGCTCAAGCACAAGACCATCATCGTGGCCGCCGCCGACCACGGCGTGGTGGCCGAGGGCGTCAGCGCCTACCCCCAGCAGGTGACGGCCCAGATGGTGGAGAACTTCATCGCGGGGGGCGCCGCCATCAACGTCCTGTCCCGGCACGTGGACGCTCGCCTGCTGGTCGTTGACGTCGGCGTGGCGACGGAGATCAAGCCCCGCGTCGGCCTCTTCTCCAAGCGCATCGCCCCCGGGACTGCCAACATGGCCAAAGGGCCCGCCATGACGCGGGAGCAGGCCGTGATGTCCATCGAGACGGGCATCACCATCGCCGACGCGGAGCTGCGGAAGGGCGCGGACATCTTCGCCATCGGCGACATGGGCATCGGCAACACCACGGCGGCCAGCGCCATCACCGCGGCCATCACCGGCCGCCCGCCGCTGGAGGTGACCGGCGCCGGCGCCGGCCTCACCGAGGAGCAGCGACGGCACAAGGCGGAGGTGGTCCAGCGCGCGCTGGACGTGAACAAGCCGAACGGGCAGGACGCACTGGACGTGCTGGCCAAAGTGGGCGGATTCGAAATCGGCGCGCTGGCCGGGGTCATCCTAGCTGCGGCGGCGCACCGTCGGCCCGTGGTCCTTGACGGTTTCATATCCTCCTCGGCGGCGCTCATCGCCTGCGGAATGAAGCCCATGATCCGCGACTACCTGATAGCGGCGCACATGTCCGTGGAGCCGGGGCACAAGGTGATTCTTGAGCACCTGAAGCTGACCCCGCTCCTGGACCTGGGCATGCGCCTGGGCGAAGGGACGGGCGCGGCGCTCGGCATGTTCCTAGTGGACGGCGCTGCGCGGCTGCTGAGCGAGATGGCTACGTTCTCTCAGGCGGGCGTCTCCGAGAAGAACGCGCAGGAGAGGCCGCAGGCAGCGCCGACCAGGCCCCCCTCGCCGTAG
- the cobS gene encoding adenosylcobinamide-GDP ribazoletransferase, protein MGRVPCPRGFLAALRFLTIAPIDRGTVSPEDLSAGLPYFPVVGLLLGLALAALDALLGLVLPPFPASALVVAAMVLLTGGLHLDGLADACDGLFGGHTPERRREIMRDTARGTYAMAGIMLVLLVKWAALASLGGAVRPWAIIAAPLLGRWTQVLALTAFPYARAEGLGVAFKGGATAGRAVAAGFIAFGAAGLLLRAPGLWLAGVVTFAAWLLARWASARLGGGLTGDVYGALSEVAEALALTVAVAMAGTALVQVMVW, encoded by the coding sequence GTGGGCCGTGTCCCGTGCCCACGGGGCTTCCTCGCCGCGCTGCGCTTTCTGACAATCGCCCCGATAGATCGGGGCACCGTCAGTCCGGAGGATCTGTCCGCCGGGCTGCCTTACTTTCCCGTCGTCGGACTGCTGCTGGGGCTGGCCCTGGCCGCGCTGGACGCGCTGCTGGGCCTCGTCCTGCCGCCCTTTCCGGCCAGCGCCCTGGTAGTCGCGGCGATGGTCCTGCTCACCGGCGGGCTACATCTGGACGGCCTGGCTGACGCCTGCGACGGCCTGTTCGGCGGGCACACGCCGGAGCGTCGCCGCGAGATTATGCGGGATACGGCGCGCGGCACTTACGCCATGGCGGGCATCATGCTGGTGCTCCTTGTGAAGTGGGCCGCGCTCGCCAGCCTGGGCGGCGCCGTGCGGCCCTGGGCCATCATCGCGGCGCCCCTGCTGGGTCGGTGGACACAGGTGCTGGCCCTCACCGCTTTCCCGTACGCCCGCGCGGAGGGCCTCGGCGTCGCGTTCAAGGGCGGGGCGACGGCGGGCCGCGCCGTGGCCGCGGGGTTCATCGCGTTCGGCGCGGCGGGGCTTCTGCTGAGGGCGCCGGGGCTGTGGCTGGCCGGGGTCGTCACATTCGCGGCATGGCTGCTGGCGCGGTGGGCCAGCGCGCGTCTCGGCGGCGGGCTGACGGGCGACGTCTACGGCGCGCTGAGCGAAGTGGCGGAGGCGCTGGCGCTGACGGTGGCGGTGGCGATGGCCGGGACGGCGCTCGTGCAGGTCATGGTCTGGTAG
- the cobC gene encoding alpha-ribazole phosphatase: MAKLYLVRHAETAWNAEGRIQGYTDTPLSETGRRQAETLRERLARVPFHRALTSDLMRSADTARAILEGRAVPLTLTPELREMSYGEWETQSWRDIQARFPEQMARIYQRDPAFAPPKGESMLDVMQRTARFLAAQDFTRPDENVLLVAHGGTLRSVIFNLLGLPVSHFWRIRLANASMSVIETVDGGALLSLLNDVGHLDGLAPRPDPAAG; encoded by the coding sequence ATGGCTAAGCTCTATCTGGTCCGCCACGCCGAGACCGCCTGGAACGCCGAAGGGCGCATCCAGGGCTACACCGACACGCCCCTCAGCGAGACGGGACGACGACAGGCCGAGACCCTGCGGGAGCGGCTGGCGCGCGTCCCGTTCCACCGCGCCCTGACCAGCGACCTTATGAGGTCGGCGGACACCGCCCGCGCCATCCTCGAAGGACGCGCTGTGCCGCTGACCCTGACGCCGGAGTTGCGCGAGATGAGCTACGGCGAGTGGGAGACCCAGAGCTGGCGCGACATCCAGGCCAGATTCCCGGAGCAGATGGCGCGCATCTACCAGCGCGACCCAGCGTTCGCCCCCCCGAAGGGGGAGAGCATGCTGGACGTTATGCAACGCACGGCCCGGTTCCTGGCGGCCCAGGACTTCACCCGGCCGGACGAGAATGTCCTGCTGGTGGCGCACGGCGGCACGCTCCGCAGCGTCATCTTCAACCTGCTGGGCCTGCCAGTGAGCCACTTCTGGCGCATCCGCCTGGCCAACGCAAGCATGTCCGTCATCGAGACGGTGGACGGCGGCGCGTTGCTCAGCCTGCTGAACGACGTGGGCCACCTGGACGGGCTGGCCCCTCGCCCGGATCCCGCCGCAGGGTAG